A single genomic interval of Brevibacillus brevis harbors:
- a CDS encoding ABC transporter substrate-binding protein yields the protein MRKVVKSLFAVVMSMSLITGCSSGNSSSTNNAAQGANSSGKTELSFYYPVAVGGPLTKIVDGMAEEFNKENPDITVKPVYTGSYQDTTTKVQAAVQGKTPPDVAVMLSTELHTMMDMDAILPMDDFIAKDGGSDYVNDFFPGFLANSQVDGKTYSIPFQRSTIVLYYNKDAFKEVGLDPEKPPTSWDELVSYAAKLKKDGRYGVEIPSSSFTYWMFQALALQNGKNLMSEDGKKVFFDTPENVEALQFWVDLSKKHQVMPEGVNEWATVPSDFLEGKTAMMFHTTGNLTNVKKSAKFDFGVAFLPAKKNYGSPTGGGNFYMFKGTDAKKQEAAWKFIRFMTEPKRAAQWSVDTGYVATRKSAYEEEAMKQYVKDFPAAAVARDQLEFGHAELSTHNNGKVTKLLNDTLQSVITGQSEPAEALKKAQEEADKMLAPFNK from the coding sequence ATGCGTAAAGTTGTCAAAAGCTTGTTTGCGGTCGTTATGAGTATGAGTCTGATCACGGGTTGCTCCAGTGGTAATTCTTCGTCCACGAACAACGCGGCGCAAGGAGCCAATTCATCAGGTAAAACAGAGCTGTCCTTCTATTATCCGGTCGCGGTTGGCGGTCCTTTGACCAAGATCGTGGATGGTATGGCAGAGGAATTTAACAAAGAAAACCCAGATATCACAGTCAAACCGGTCTATACGGGCAGCTATCAGGATACGACGACAAAAGTACAGGCAGCTGTACAGGGCAAAACTCCTCCCGACGTAGCGGTGATGCTCTCGACTGAGCTGCATACGATGATGGATATGGATGCAATCCTTCCGATGGACGACTTCATTGCCAAGGATGGCGGCAGCGACTACGTAAATGATTTCTTCCCGGGATTCTTGGCGAATTCCCAAGTAGACGGCAAGACATACAGCATTCCATTCCAGCGCAGCACCATCGTGCTCTATTACAACAAGGACGCGTTCAAGGAAGTCGGGCTTGATCCGGAAAAGCCGCCGACATCATGGGACGAGCTGGTTTCGTACGCGGCCAAATTGAAAAAGGACGGACGTTACGGTGTTGAGATTCCTTCCTCGAGCTTCACATATTGGATGTTCCAAGCGTTGGCCCTGCAAAACGGCAAGAACTTGATGTCCGAAGATGGGAAAAAAGTGTTTTTTGATACGCCAGAAAATGTAGAAGCTCTGCAATTTTGGGTAGATTTGTCCAAAAAGCATCAAGTCATGCCTGAAGGTGTCAACGAGTGGGCGACTGTACCGTCTGATTTCTTGGAAGGCAAAACGGCGATGATGTTCCATACGACAGGGAACCTGACGAACGTGAAGAAAAGCGCGAAGTTTGACTTTGGCGTAGCGTTTTTGCCAGCGAAAAAGAACTACGGCAGCCCGACAGGTGGCGGAAACTTCTACATGTTTAAAGGAACGGATGCAAAGAAACAGGAAGCGGCATGGAAGTTCATTCGCTTTATGACCGAGCCTAAGCGCGCTGCACAGTGGAGTGTTGATACAGGTTATGTTGCTACACGCAAGTCTGCTTATGAAGAAGAGGCGATGAAGCAATACGTCAAGGACTTCCCGGCAGCAGCAGTGGCTCGCGACCAACTGGAATTCGGTCATGCTGAGCTGTCTACACACAATAACGGCAAAGTGACAAAGCTCTTGAACGACACGCTACAATCCGTGATCACTGGTCAATCCGAGCCTGCGGAAGCATTGAAAAAAGCGCAGGAAGAAGCGGACAAGATGCTGGCGCCGTTTAACAAATAA